The DNA region TCTAAATTTTTAAGTCCAGCAAAAATAGCTCTTTTTTCTTTGGCTCTTTTTTGTGCTTTTTTGTATTTGAAAAACCATAGCTTAGTTTTAGAAAATGAAAGCTTAAAACTTAAAGCCTTGCATTTAAACTCTGAATTAAGTGTCTTTGAAAGCAAGATAAAAGAACAAAACAAAGCTATTGATAAATTAAGGCTTGAGTTAAAGCCAAAAGAGGTTTTAAAAGAAGTTTTAAAGGTGGATAAGGTTTTTGTTAAAGATAAAAGCTGTGAAAGCGAGCTTAAAGCTTATAAAGAACTTTTTTCTATCTTAGGAGCAAAAAAATGAGAATTTTCCTACTAATCATACCCTTTGTTTTAAGTGCTTGTGGCTCTAAAGACACTTTAATCAAAACAGAGTTTAAAGAGCTTAAAATTCCTATCAAATGTCCCTTAAAACTTCCTTTAAAACCTTTTGATTATGGGGATTTAGAAAGTGCGAAAAAAATCAGCAAATATTATTTAGAAGCTGAAAGCATAGCAAAGATTTGCACAGGAGATAAAGATGAAACAAGAGAGTAAAACAATGAGTCAAAAAACGATTTTAAAAGAGCTTTTTATATGCTTTTTGTTTTCAGCTTTTGCTTTAGGGCTTTTTTATGTATTTGAAATTTTTACAAGGAACTAGCGATGAAATTAGAAGATGTATTTGTGTATATAATCTTAATGTTGGTAAGTTTGATAGCTGGACTTGTAGGCATAATAACTAAAAATAAATTAAGCAAGGCTCTTAATCTAAAAGGCAAATTTGCACTCTTTTTGAAAGGTATGCTTGGCTCTATGTTTGTGGCTTATTTAGTTTTTGAGTTTGTAAGTTATCTTAATTTTGACACAAAGTTAAGCGTTGCGGTGGGTGGTTTTGCAGCTTATATGGGAACTGATGCCTTGCTTAAAATAGAACAGCTGCTAGAAAAGCTTATAAATAAAAAATTAGATAAGTTATAGCCCTTTGTATTAGCCTTTGTCTTTTAAAAGGTTTTAAATGCGTTTTAAAGCTTTTTAAACATAGTTTTTGGATAAAGAAAAATAAAAGATGAAATAAAAAATGGATAAATTAGAAATCAACGAGATAAAAGCAAG from Campylobacter sp. MIT 99-7217 includes:
- a CDS encoding polyphosphate polymerase domain-containing protein, which translates into the protein MFDFILSKFLSPAKIALFSLALFCAFLYLKNHSLVLENESLKLKALHLNSELSVFESKIKEQNKAIDKLRLELKPKEVLKEVLKVDKVFVKDKSCESELKAYKELFSILGAKK
- a CDS encoding phage holin family protein, with translation MKLEDVFVYIILMLVSLIAGLVGIITKNKLSKALNLKGKFALFLKGMLGSMFVAYLVFEFVSYLNFDTKLSVAVGGFAAYMGTDALLKIEQLLEKLINKKLDKL